From a single Glycine soja cultivar W05 chromosome 19, ASM419377v2, whole genome shotgun sequence genomic region:
- the LOC114400705 gene encoding cytochrome c1-2, heme protein, mitochondrial-like — protein sequence MAGGVIQQILRRKLHPRFTNSPLLSPIVAKKDDAGSSGSQSLRALALIGAGLSGLFSFSTMAAADEAEHGLACPSYPWPHKGILSSYDHASIRRGHQVYTEVCASCHSMSLISYRDLVGVAYTEEEVKAMAAEIEVVDGPNDEGEMFTRPGKLSDRFPQPYANEAAARFANGGAYPPDLSLITKARHNGQNYVFALLTGYRDPPAGVSIREGLHYNPYFPGGAIAMPKMLNDGAVEYEDGTPATEAQMGKDVVSFLSWAAEPEMEERKLMGFKWIFVLSLALLQAAYYRRLRWSVLKSRKLVLDVVN from the exons ATGGCTGGAGGTGTTATTCAGCAGATATTGAGGAGGAAACTACACCCTCGGTTTACT AACTCTCCCTTGTTGTCACCCATCGTAGCCAAGAAAGATGATGCTGGCTCTTCTGGCAGTCAGTCCTTAAGAGCACTTGCATTAATTGGAGCTGGTTTATCAGGCCTTTTCAGTTTTTCAACAATGGCAGCAGCTGATGAAGCTGAGCATGGCCTGGCATGTCCAAGCTATCCGTGGCCTCACAAAGGAATTCTTAGTTCATATGATCATGCTTC GATTCGTCGTGGTCATCAAGTTTATACAGAAGTCTGTGCTTCCTGCCATTCTATGTCTTTGATATCGTATCGTGATTTGGTTGGTGTTGCTTATACAGAAGAAGAGGTAAAGGCTATGGCAGCTGAGATTGAGGTGGTTGATGGCCCTAACGATGAGGGTGAGATGTTTACACGCCCTGGTAAACTCAGCGATCGTTTTCCTCAGCCATATGCAAATGAAGCAGCTGCTAGGTTTGCTAATGGAGGAGCTTATCCTCCAGATCTAAGTCTTATTACCAAA gCCCGTCACAATGGTCAGAACTATGTTTTTGCCCTTCTAACTGGTTATCGTGACCCACCTGCTGGTGTTTCA ATAAGAGAGGGACTTCATTATAATCCTTACTTTCCTGGTGGAGCAATTGCCATGCCTAAAATGCTTAATGATGGTGCTGTGGAATATGAAGATGGTACCCCTGCTACAGAAGCTCAG ATGGGGAAGGATGTTGTGTCATTCTTAAGTTGGGCCGCCGAACCTGAGATGGAAGAGAGAAAACTG ATGGGATTTAAATGGATATTTGTACTGTCACTGGCACTACTTCAGGCTGCCTATTACCGCCGCTTGAGGTGGTCAGTTCTAAAGTCTCGCAAGCTGGTTCTTGATGTTGTCAACTAG
- the LOC114400710 gene encoding transcription factor GTE8-like isoform X1, with translation MSMMMAKSRLSGGYFGNALDTAGESEGSGSSGRIDTEITVSEDSSIPARKCISLNSSRHDVFGAPVQVVPLSNMPLSHRKDLGQRLRSELEQIRLLQKKIEQQRTTAVVLSSSSDILSCSNGNNGHRVERDKKPAMSSSAPRNKAKPGNKNQKPRGWNRGSSGKFESAVQSASPSTANAMLMKDCELLLKRLMNHQYAWVFNTPVDVVKLNLPDYFTIIKRPMDLGTVKNKLASGEYAGPLEFADDVKLTFSNAMDYNPSGNDVHLMADTLNKYFELRWKAIEKKLQKSDFLPLPANPDNSEGVKTKRQAPLSKKRKIASLPPQPEVMPPTKKVMSDQEKHDLGRELESQLGEMPMHIIDFLKEHSSNGRECGDDEIEIDIDDLSDDTLFTLRKLLDDFLQKKQKNKAKVEACEVEVLNDSGPSNSSLQPFKGNDPADEEVDIGGNEPPVSSYPHVEIEKDTTYGMNKSLSPGSSNDTDSDSSSDSEADDVKARPANAAKAPENLGSEAQLDEMTMAAASLERNQSVSGLDQLDDNSQHKPSSFDSDCQQDGDSAATERQFSPDKLYRAAVLKKRFLDTILKAREKTLTQGEKGDPEKLRQEREKLEMEQKKAEKARLQAEAKAAEDARKQAEEEAAAEARRKRELEREAARQALLQMEKTVEINENSRILEDLELLRAVPTEQLPSSVDETSPAHSQDGLGSFKFGSSNPLEQLGLYIKADDEEEEGEPPCIPNPVNDVEEGEID, from the exons ATGAGCATGATGATGGCAAAGAGTAGGCTGTCTGGGGGCTATTTTGGAAATGCACTAGATACTGCTGGTGAATCTGAGGGTTCTGGTAGCTCGGGAAGAATAGATACTGAAATTACGGTTTCGGAGGATTCGAGTATCCCCGCGAGGAAATGTATTAGTTTGAATTCGAGTCGCCACGATGTGTTTGGTGCTCCCGTGCAAGTTGTTCCCTTGTCGAATATGCCACTCTCTCATAGAAAAGATCTGGGGCAAAGGTTGAGGTCCGAGCTTGAGCAGATTCGGCTGCTTCAGAAGAAAATTGAACAGCAGAGGACGACTGCTGTTGTGTTGTCCTCCTCCAGTGATATTCTTAGCTGTAGTAATGGGAATAATGGGCATCGAGTGGAAAGGGATAAAAAGCCGGCGATGTCCAGTTCTGCACCAAGGAATAAAGCGAAGCCGGGTAATAAGAATCAGAAGCCTCGTGGATGGAACCGGGGTTCTTCTGGGAAGTTTGAGTCTGCGGTCCAGTCTGCTTCACCATCCACTGCGAATGCTATGTTGATGAAAGATTGTGAGTTGCTGTTGAAACGGTTGATGAATCACCAGTATGCTTGGGTTTTCAACACCCCTGTGGATGTGGTGAAGTTGAATCTTCCAGATTATTTCACTATTATTAAGCGTCCCATGGATTTGGGAACAGTAAAAAACAAGTTGGCTTCTGGAGAATATGCTGGCCCACTGGAATTTGCTGATGATGTGAAGCTTACATTTTCAAACGCAATGGACTACAATCCATCTGGGAATGATGTCCATCTCATGGCTGATACcctcaataaatattttgagtTGAGATGGAAAGCAATTGAGAAGAAATTGCAAAAAAGTGATTTTCTGCCATTACCTGCAAACCCTGACAATAGTGAAGGTGTAAAAACTAAAAGACAagcacctctttcaaaaaagaggaaaattgcCTCATTACCCCCTCAACCTGAAGTTATGCCACCTACAAAGAAGGTTATGTCGGATCAAGAGAAGCATGATCTAGGTCGAGAATTGGAATCTCAGCTGGGAGAAATGCCTATGCATATAATTGATTTCTTAAAAGAACATAGTTCAAATGGTAGAGAATGTGGTGATGACGAGATTGAGATTGATATTGATGATCTCAGTGATGATACCCTATTCACATTACGCAAGCTTTTGGACgactttttgcaaaaaaagcaaaagaacaAAGCAAAAGTTGAAGCGTGTGAAGTAGAG GTGTTGAATGATTCTGGACCAAGCAATTCCTCATTGCAACCATTTAAAG GTAATGATCCAGCGGATGAAGAGGTGGACATTGGTGGAAATGAGCCCCCTGTGTCAAGCTATCCTCATGTGGAGATTGAAAAGGATACAACTTATGGAATGAACAAAAGCCTAAGCCCAGGCAGCTCAAATG ATACGGACTCTGATAGTTCTTCTGATAGTGAAGCTGATGATGTTAAAGCAAGACCAGCAAATGCAGCAAAG GCACCAGAAAATCTGGGTTCTGAAGCTCAGTTGGATGAAATGACCATGGCTGCTGCTAGTCTTGAAAGAAATC AATCTGTTAGTGGCTTAGATCAACTTGATGATAACTCTCAGCATAAGCCAAGTTCTTTTGATTCTGATTGCCAACAAGATG GGGACAGTGCTGCAACTGAGAGACAGTTCTCCCCTGATAAACTTTATCGAGCTGCTGTATTGAAGAAACGATTTCTTGATACCATCTTGAAAGCTCGAGAAAAGACACTGACACAG GGTGAAAAGGGGGATCCTGAGAAATTGCGCCAGGAAAGGGAGAAACTGGAGATGGAGCAAAAGAAAG CAGAAAAGGCTAGGCTACAAGCAGAAGCAAAGGCAGCTGAAGATGCTCGAAAGCAGGCAGAGGAAGAAGCTGCTGCAGAAGCCAGACGAAAAAGGGAGCTTGAGAGAGAAGCTGCACGGCAAGCATTGCTCCAG ATGGAAAAGACTGTTGAAATCAATGAGAATTCTCGAATTCTTGAAGATTTGGAACTGCTTAGAGCTGTACCCACTGAGCAATTGCCAAGTTCTGTAGATGAGACGAGTCCTGCACACTCTCAGGATGGTCTGGGTAGTTTCAAGTTTGGGAGTAGTAACCCCTTGGAACAACTAGGATTATATATCAAAGCCGATGATGAAGAGGAGGAAGGAGAGCCACCCTGTATTCCAAATCCTGTAAATGATGTAGAAGAGGGTGAAATTGATTAA
- the LOC114400710 gene encoding transcription factor GTE8-like isoform X2, translating to MSMMMAKSRLSGGYFGNALDTAGESEGSGSSGRIDTEITVSEDSSIPARKCISLNSSRHDVFGAPVQVVPLSNMPLSHRKDLGQRLRSELEQIRLLQKKIEQQRTTAVVLSSSSDILSCSNGNNGHRVERDKKPAMSSSAPRNKAKPGNKNQKPRGWNRGSSGKFESAVQSASPSTANAMLMKDCELLLKRLMNHQYAWVFNTPVDVVKLNLPDYFTIIKRPMDLGTVKNKLASGEYAGPLEFADDVKLTFSNAMDYNPSGNDVHLMADTLNKYFELRWKAIEKKLQKSDFLPLPANPDNSEGVKTKRQAPLSKKRKIASLPPQPEVMPPTKKVMSDQEKHDLGRELESQLGEMPMHIIDFLKEHSSNGRECGDDEIEIDIDDLSDDTLFTLRKLLDDFLQKKQKNKAKVEACEVEVLNDSGPSNSSLQPFKGNDPADEEVDIGGNEPPVSSYPHVEIEKDTTYGMNKSLSPGSSNDTDSDSSSDSEADDVKARPANAAKAPENLGSEAQLDEMTMAAASLERNQSVSGLDQLDDNSQHKPSSFDSDCQQDGDSAATERQFSPDKLYRAAVLKKRFLDTILKAREKTLTQGEKGDPEKLRQEREKLEMEQKKEKARLQAEAKAAEDARKQAEEEAAAEARRKRELEREAARQALLQMEKTVEINENSRILEDLELLRAVPTEQLPSSVDETSPAHSQDGLGSFKFGSSNPLEQLGLYIKADDEEEEGEPPCIPNPVNDVEEGEID from the exons ATGAGCATGATGATGGCAAAGAGTAGGCTGTCTGGGGGCTATTTTGGAAATGCACTAGATACTGCTGGTGAATCTGAGGGTTCTGGTAGCTCGGGAAGAATAGATACTGAAATTACGGTTTCGGAGGATTCGAGTATCCCCGCGAGGAAATGTATTAGTTTGAATTCGAGTCGCCACGATGTGTTTGGTGCTCCCGTGCAAGTTGTTCCCTTGTCGAATATGCCACTCTCTCATAGAAAAGATCTGGGGCAAAGGTTGAGGTCCGAGCTTGAGCAGATTCGGCTGCTTCAGAAGAAAATTGAACAGCAGAGGACGACTGCTGTTGTGTTGTCCTCCTCCAGTGATATTCTTAGCTGTAGTAATGGGAATAATGGGCATCGAGTGGAAAGGGATAAAAAGCCGGCGATGTCCAGTTCTGCACCAAGGAATAAAGCGAAGCCGGGTAATAAGAATCAGAAGCCTCGTGGATGGAACCGGGGTTCTTCTGGGAAGTTTGAGTCTGCGGTCCAGTCTGCTTCACCATCCACTGCGAATGCTATGTTGATGAAAGATTGTGAGTTGCTGTTGAAACGGTTGATGAATCACCAGTATGCTTGGGTTTTCAACACCCCTGTGGATGTGGTGAAGTTGAATCTTCCAGATTATTTCACTATTATTAAGCGTCCCATGGATTTGGGAACAGTAAAAAACAAGTTGGCTTCTGGAGAATATGCTGGCCCACTGGAATTTGCTGATGATGTGAAGCTTACATTTTCAAACGCAATGGACTACAATCCATCTGGGAATGATGTCCATCTCATGGCTGATACcctcaataaatattttgagtTGAGATGGAAAGCAATTGAGAAGAAATTGCAAAAAAGTGATTTTCTGCCATTACCTGCAAACCCTGACAATAGTGAAGGTGTAAAAACTAAAAGACAagcacctctttcaaaaaagaggaaaattgcCTCATTACCCCCTCAACCTGAAGTTATGCCACCTACAAAGAAGGTTATGTCGGATCAAGAGAAGCATGATCTAGGTCGAGAATTGGAATCTCAGCTGGGAGAAATGCCTATGCATATAATTGATTTCTTAAAAGAACATAGTTCAAATGGTAGAGAATGTGGTGATGACGAGATTGAGATTGATATTGATGATCTCAGTGATGATACCCTATTCACATTACGCAAGCTTTTGGACgactttttgcaaaaaaagcaaaagaacaAAGCAAAAGTTGAAGCGTGTGAAGTAGAG GTGTTGAATGATTCTGGACCAAGCAATTCCTCATTGCAACCATTTAAAG GTAATGATCCAGCGGATGAAGAGGTGGACATTGGTGGAAATGAGCCCCCTGTGTCAAGCTATCCTCATGTGGAGATTGAAAAGGATACAACTTATGGAATGAACAAAAGCCTAAGCCCAGGCAGCTCAAATG ATACGGACTCTGATAGTTCTTCTGATAGTGAAGCTGATGATGTTAAAGCAAGACCAGCAAATGCAGCAAAG GCACCAGAAAATCTGGGTTCTGAAGCTCAGTTGGATGAAATGACCATGGCTGCTGCTAGTCTTGAAAGAAATC AATCTGTTAGTGGCTTAGATCAACTTGATGATAACTCTCAGCATAAGCCAAGTTCTTTTGATTCTGATTGCCAACAAGATG GGGACAGTGCTGCAACTGAGAGACAGTTCTCCCCTGATAAACTTTATCGAGCTGCTGTATTGAAGAAACGATTTCTTGATACCATCTTGAAAGCTCGAGAAAAGACACTGACACAG GGTGAAAAGGGGGATCCTGAGAAATTGCGCCAGGAAAGGGAGAAACTGGAGATGGAGCAAAAGAAAG AAAAGGCTAGGCTACAAGCAGAAGCAAAGGCAGCTGAAGATGCTCGAAAGCAGGCAGAGGAAGAAGCTGCTGCAGAAGCCAGACGAAAAAGGGAGCTTGAGAGAGAAGCTGCACGGCAAGCATTGCTCCAG ATGGAAAAGACTGTTGAAATCAATGAGAATTCTCGAATTCTTGAAGATTTGGAACTGCTTAGAGCTGTACCCACTGAGCAATTGCCAAGTTCTGTAGATGAGACGAGTCCTGCACACTCTCAGGATGGTCTGGGTAGTTTCAAGTTTGGGAGTAGTAACCCCTTGGAACAACTAGGATTATATATCAAAGCCGATGATGAAGAGGAGGAAGGAGAGCCACCCTGTATTCCAAATCCTGTAAATGATGTAGAAGAGGGTGAAATTGATTAA